In the Elioraea tepida genome, one interval contains:
- the rlmB gene encoding 23S rRNA (guanosine(2251)-2'-O)-methyltransferase RlmB has product MRQNGRRTGRHGGASRARGVEGAPSGAVWLHGLHAVAAALRNPRRRLRRLLATPEGEAAVARAVGGPLPLQPERADPAAIAALLPPGAIHQGLALAADPLEPPSLEEALAASDGPVLVLDQVTDPRNVGAILRSAAAFGASAVVVQDRHAPGETGAMARAAAGALERVPLIRVVNIARAIGTLKQAGLWVVGLDRDAPTTLAGAKLGDRRLALVLGAEDEGMRRLTREACDELVRLPQTDAVESLNVSVAAAVALYALMAERLERGEPER; this is encoded by the coding sequence ATGCGGCAGAATGGCAGGCGGACAGGGCGGCACGGCGGCGCTTCGCGCGCGCGCGGCGTCGAGGGGGCTCCGTCGGGCGCCGTCTGGCTTCATGGGCTGCATGCGGTCGCCGCGGCGCTTCGCAACCCAAGGCGGCGCCTGCGACGCCTGCTTGCCACCCCCGAGGGGGAGGCCGCGGTCGCGCGCGCGGTGGGCGGGCCCTTGCCGCTCCAGCCTGAACGGGCCGATCCGGCCGCGATCGCGGCGTTGCTCCCACCCGGCGCCATCCACCAGGGCCTCGCGCTCGCCGCCGACCCGCTCGAGCCCCCCTCCCTCGAGGAGGCGCTCGCCGCCTCGGACGGCCCCGTGCTCGTGCTCGACCAGGTGACCGATCCGCGTAATGTCGGCGCCATCCTCCGCTCGGCGGCTGCCTTCGGCGCGTCGGCAGTGGTCGTTCAGGACAGGCACGCGCCGGGCGAGACAGGAGCGATGGCACGTGCCGCCGCCGGCGCGCTCGAGCGCGTGCCGCTGATCCGCGTCGTCAACATCGCCCGGGCGATCGGGACCCTGAAGCAGGCGGGGCTCTGGGTGGTCGGTCTTGATCGCGACGCCCCAACGACTCTTGCCGGAGCGAAGCTCGGCGACCGGCGTCTCGCCCTCGTGCTCGGGGCGGAGGACGAGGGGATGCGACGGCTCACGCGCGAAGCGTGCGACGAGCTCGTGCGTCTGCCGCAGACAGACGCGGTGGAGAGCTTGAACGTCTCGGTCGCCGCTGCGGTCGCGCTCTACGCCCTCATGGCCGAGCGTCTGGAACGGGGGGAGCCTGAGCGATGA
- the tuf gene encoding elongation factor Tu, protein MAKAKFERTKPHCNIGTIGHVDHGKTSLTAAITKVLAKSGGATYMAYDQIDKAPEERARGITISTAHVEYETAKRHYAHVDCPGHADYVKNMITGAAQMDGAILVVSAADGPMPQTREHILLARQVGVPALVVFMNKVDMVDDPELLDLVELEVRELLKSYQFPGDDIPVIRGSALCALEDRNPEIGEQAILKLMDAVDTYIPQPERAKDRPFLMPIEDVFSISGRGTVVTGRVERGVIKVGDEVEIVGLRPTVKTTVTGVEMFRKLLDSGEAGDNIGALLRGTKREEVERGQVLAAPGSITPHTKFLAEAYILTKEEGGRHTPFFSNYRPQFYFRTTDVTGVVTLPEGTEMVMPGDNVRMEVSLIAPIAMDEGLRFAIREGGRTVGAGVVTKILQ, encoded by the coding sequence ATGGCGAAGGCGAAGTTTGAGCGGACGAAGCCGCACTGCAACATTGGGACGATTGGTCATGTGGATCATGGGAAGACGTCGTTGACTGCGGCGATTACGAAGGTTTTGGCGAAGAGTGGTGGAGCGACGTATATGGCGTATGATCAGATTGACAAGGCGCCTGAGGAGCGTGCGCGTGGGATTACGATTTCGACGGCGCATGTGGAGTATGAGACTGCGAAGCGGCACTATGCGCATGTGGATTGTCCTGGTCATGCTGACTATGTGAAGAACATGATTACTGGTGCTGCGCAGATGGACGGGGCGATCCTTGTTGTGTCTGCGGCGGATGGTCCGATGCCTCAGACGCGTGAGCATATTCTGTTGGCGCGTCAGGTTGGGGTTCCTGCGCTTGTGGTGTTCATGAACAAGGTGGACATGGTGGACGATCCGGAGCTTCTGGATCTTGTGGAGCTTGAGGTTCGGGAGCTTTTGAAGAGCTATCAGTTCCCTGGGGACGACATTCCTGTGATCCGTGGGTCTGCTCTGTGCGCGCTTGAGGACCGCAACCCCGAGATTGGGGAGCAGGCGATCCTGAAGCTGATGGATGCGGTGGACACGTATATTCCGCAGCCTGAGCGTGCGAAGGACCGTCCGTTCCTGATGCCGATCGAGGACGTGTTCTCGATCTCCGGCCGCGGCACGGTGGTGACGGGGCGTGTCGAGCGGGGCGTCATCAAGGTCGGGGACGAGGTGGAGATCGTCGGGCTTCGTCCGACGGTGAAGACGACGGTGACGGGTGTGGAGATGTTCCGCAAGCTGCTCGACAGCGGCGAGGCGGGGGACAACATCGGGGCGCTGCTGCGCGGCACCAAGCGCGAGGAGGTGGAGCGCGGCCAGGTTCTGGCGGCGCCTGGGTCGATCACGCCGCACACCAAGTTCCTGGCCGAGGCCTACATCCTGACCAAGGAGGAGGGGGGTCGGCACACGCCGTTCTTCTCCAACTACCGGCCGCAGTTCTACTTCCGCACCACCGACGTCACCGGCGTCGTCACCCTGCCCGAGGGCACCGAGATGGTGATGCCCGGCGACAATGTCCGGATGGAGGTGTCGCTGATCGCCCCGATCGCCATGGACGAAGGCCTCCGCTTCGCCATCCGCGAAGGCGGAAGAACCGTCGGCGCAGGCGTCGTCACCAAAATCCTCCAGTAA
- the secE gene encoding preprotein translocase subunit SecE: protein MARPDPALFVRQVRQEVAKVTWPSRKETLITTGLVVLLSILAATFFFIVDQIIGFGVRAIFGFGA from the coding sequence ATGGCTCGACCAGATCCGGCACTGTTCGTGCGCCAGGTACGGCAGGAGGTGGCGAAGGTCACCTGGCCGTCGCGCAAGGAGACGCTGATCACCACCGGGCTCGTCGTCCTGCTGTCGATCCTCGCCGCCACCTTCTTCTTCATCGTCGACCAGATCATCGGCTTCGGCGTCCGCGCCATCTTCGGTTTCGGTGCCTGA
- the nusG gene encoding transcription termination/antitermination protein NusG — MSTRTDPGLPPVRPVAPPSAAGRKRWYVIHVYSGFEKKVAQDIRKQAEQKGLADKFDEILVPMEEVVELRRGQKVAGERKFFPGYVLVRMEMTDDTWHLVKNTPKVTNFLGGKGRPSPISDAEAERIVKAVQEGVEKPRPSVVFEVGEQVRVADGPFTSFNGVVEEVDEEKGRVKVSVSIFGRATPVELEYGQVEKV; from the coding sequence ATGAGCACCCGCACGGATCCTGGTCTGCCGCCCGTCCGTCCGGTGGCGCCCCCGTCCGCCGCCGGCCGCAAGCGTTGGTACGTCATCCACGTCTACTCCGGCTTCGAGAAGAAGGTCGCGCAGGACATCCGCAAGCAGGCCGAACAGAAGGGGCTTGCCGACAAGTTCGACGAGATCCTCGTGCCGATGGAGGAGGTGGTCGAGCTTCGCCGCGGACAGAAGGTCGCGGGCGAACGGAAGTTCTTCCCGGGCTATGTTCTGGTGCGGATGGAGATGACCGACGACACCTGGCATCTCGTGAAGAACACGCCGAAGGTGACGAACTTCCTCGGCGGCAAGGGGCGGCCGAGCCCGATCAGCGACGCCGAGGCAGAGCGGATCGTCAAGGCGGTCCAGGAAGGGGTGGAGAAGCCCCGACCCTCGGTGGTGTTCGAGGTCGGCGAGCAGGTCCGCGTCGCCGACGGCCCCTTTACGAGCTTCAACGGCGTCGTCGAGGAAGTCGACGAGGAGAAGGGGCGGGTCAAGGTGTCGGTCTCCATCTTCGGCCGCGCCACCCCGGTCGAGCTCGAGTACGGTCAGGTCGAGAAGGTCTGA
- a CDS encoding metallophosphoesterase, protein MAHASAVRLPTRRRLMRGLAAAGVSLFAGASKAFGLEPAYRLAVVPYRVPLESWQGPPLRIAVLADLHVGEPFMPPQRVADIVARTNALAPDLVVLPGDFAPGLRSLRPATCRHEAWAAELARLEAPLGAHAVLGNHDWWEAGGPGPIRAALRSAGVRVYENEAEPLVHRGQRFWLAGTDSAMARPLGRGRYAGADDLPRALARVTDESPVILMAHEPDLFRRVPGRVGLTISGHTHGGQVRLPGLGGPVAHAPQAGRYVHGHIRDRGRHLVVSGGLGFSVLPVRLGVPPEITLIEVTSA, encoded by the coding sequence ATGGCGCACGCGTCTGCCGTGCGGCTGCCGACACGGCGGCGCCTGATGCGCGGGCTTGCCGCCGCGGGCGTGTCGCTATTCGCCGGGGCATCGAAGGCGTTCGGGCTCGAGCCTGCCTACCGGCTCGCCGTCGTCCCGTATCGCGTGCCGCTCGAGAGCTGGCAGGGGCCGCCCTTGCGGATCGCCGTTCTCGCCGACCTGCATGTCGGCGAGCCGTTCATGCCCCCCCAACGGGTCGCCGATATCGTCGCCCGAACCAATGCGCTGGCGCCTGATCTCGTCGTGCTGCCCGGCGACTTCGCGCCCGGGCTGAGAAGCCTCCGCCCTGCGACCTGCCGGCACGAGGCCTGGGCGGCGGAGCTTGCCCGGCTTGAGGCGCCGCTCGGAGCCCATGCTGTCCTCGGCAACCACGATTGGTGGGAGGCCGGAGGTCCGGGGCCGATCCGGGCCGCTCTGCGCTCGGCCGGTGTGCGGGTCTATGAGAACGAGGCAGAGCCCCTGGTTCATCGCGGCCAGCGCTTCTGGCTCGCCGGCACGGACAGCGCGATGGCGCGGCCGCTCGGACGCGGCCGGTACGCCGGGGCTGACGACCTTCCCCGTGCGCTCGCGCGTGTGACCGACGAGTCGCCGGTGATCCTGATGGCGCACGAGCCTGACCTGTTCCGGCGCGTGCCAGGCCGCGTCGGCCTGACGATCTCCGGCCACACCCATGGCGGGCAGGTACGACTGCCCGGCCTCGGCGGGCCGGTTGCGCACGCGCCGCAGGCAGGACGCTACGTGCACGGACATATCCGCGATCGCGGCCGGCATCTCGTCGTCTCGGGCGGGCTCGGCTTCTCGGTTCTGCCTGTCCGGCTCGGCGTGCCGCCTGAAATCACCCTGATCGAGGTGACGTCCGCCTGA
- the rplK gene encoding 50S ribosomal protein L11, translated as MAKKIVGYIKLQIPAGKANPSPPVGPALGQRGLNIMQFCKEFNAATQGLEPGTPTPVVITAYADRSFTFVTKTPPNTYFLLKAAKIEKGSQTAGKGPRVGRVTRSQLREIAKIKMKDMNCYDEEAAIRMLAGSARSMGLEVVEG; from the coding sequence ATGGCGAAAAAGATCGTCGGCTACATCAAGCTGCAGATTCCGGCGGGCAAGGCGAACCCGTCGCCTCCGGTCGGGCCGGCGCTCGGCCAGCGCGGCCTCAACATCATGCAGTTCTGCAAGGAGTTCAACGCGGCGACGCAGGGCCTTGAGCCCGGCACGCCCACCCCGGTCGTGATCACGGCCTATGCGGATCGGTCCTTCACCTTTGTCACGAAGACACCCCCGAACACCTACTTCCTGCTGAAGGCCGCCAAGATCGAGAAGGGCAGCCAGACCGCCGGCAAGGGGCCGAGGGTCGGCCGCGTGACGCGGTCGCAACTGCGCGAGATCGCGAAGATCAAGATGAAGGATATGAACTGCTACGACGAGGAGGCGGCGATCCGGATGCTTGCAGGATCCGCTCGGTCGATGGGCCTCGAGGTCGTGGAGGGCTAA
- the rplA gene encoding 50S ribosomal protein L1, translated as MASAKGRAAAQGRVARGKRLRALYQGFDRSKAYPLAEAVRIAKANATAKFDETIEISMNLGIDPRHADQTVRGMLSLPNGTGKTLRVAVFAKGAKAEEAKAAGADIVGAEDLAEMVQSGKVDFDRCIATPDMMALVGRLGKVLGPRGLMPNPKLGTVTMDVKGAVAAAKAGQVEFRAEKAGIVHAGIGKASFPEEKILENARAFIEAIQRAKPAGAKGTYVKKVSLSSTMGPGVKVDVASLTS; from the coding sequence ATGGCGAGCGCGAAGGGAAGGGCGGCGGCCCAGGGCCGCGTCGCTCGCGGCAAGCGGCTTCGGGCCCTCTACCAGGGGTTTGATCGGTCGAAGGCCTATCCGCTCGCCGAGGCCGTTAGGATCGCCAAGGCCAACGCCACGGCCAAGTTCGACGAGACGATCGAGATCTCGATGAATCTCGGGATCGACCCGCGCCACGCCGACCAGACGGTGCGCGGCATGCTCAGCCTGCCGAACGGCACCGGCAAGACCCTGCGTGTGGCGGTGTTCGCGAAGGGTGCGAAGGCCGAGGAGGCGAAGGCGGCCGGGGCGGATATCGTCGGCGCCGAGGACCTCGCCGAGATGGTGCAGTCGGGCAAGGTCGATTTCGACCGCTGCATCGCCACCCCCGACATGATGGCGCTTGTCGGCCGGCTCGGTAAGGTGCTCGGCCCGCGCGGCCTGATGCCGAACCCGAAGCTCGGGACGGTGACGATGGACGTGAAGGGTGCGGTTGCCGCGGCGAAGGCCGGCCAGGTCGAGTTCCGTGCCGAGAAGGCCGGGATCGTCCACGCCGGGATCGGCAAGGCATCGTTCCCGGAGGAGAAGATCCTCGAGAATGCGCGCGCCTTCATCGAGGCAATCCAGCGCGCGAAGCCGGCGGGGGCGAAGGGCACGTACGTGAAGAAGGTGTCATTGTCCTCGACGATGGGTCCCGGCGTGAAGGTGGATGTCGCGTCGCTGACGAGCTGA
- the rplJ gene encoding 50S ribosomal protein L10 — MDRLEKREAVASLASVFAETSIVVVTRNAGLTVAEVSELRRRMREAGVTYKVAKNRLARLALKGTRFDGISPLLQGPTALVWAKDPVAAAKTTVEFAKTNEKLEIVGGALGAQTLNAEGIKALAELPSIEALRAKLLGLLVSPATRLAGVLQAPAGQVARVLQAYAKKGEAA; from the coding sequence GTGGACCGACTCGAGAAGAGGGAAGCTGTCGCCTCTCTCGCCTCGGTGTTCGCCGAGACGTCGATCGTCGTCGTCACGCGCAACGCGGGCCTGACGGTGGCGGAGGTGTCGGAGCTGCGCCGACGGATGAGAGAGGCGGGGGTGACCTACAAGGTGGCCAAGAACCGCCTTGCCCGTCTCGCCCTCAAGGGCACCCGGTTCGACGGCATCTCGCCGCTGCTTCAGGGCCCGACCGCCCTCGTCTGGGCGAAGGACCCCGTGGCCGCGGCGAAGACCACCGTCGAGTTCGCCAAGACCAACGAGAAGCTGGAGATCGTGGGCGGCGCTCTGGGCGCGCAGACGTTGAACGCCGAGGGCATCAAGGCGCTTGCCGAGCTGCCCTCGATCGAGGCGCTGCGGGCCAAGCTGCTCGGCCTTCTGGTCAGCCCGGCAACTCGCCTGGCGGGCGTGCTGCAGGCTCCTGCGGGGCAGGTGGCGCGGGTGCTTCAGGCCTACGCGAAGAAGGGCGAGGCAGCCTGA
- the rplL gene encoding 50S ribosomal protein L7/L12, translating to MADLAKLVDELSNLTVLEAAELAKMLEEKWGVSAAAPVAVAAVAGAPAAAAAAAAPAAEAQTEFTVILAKAGDKKINVIKEVRTVTGLGLKEAKDLVEGAPKELKSGVSKEEAEKIKKLLEEAGATVEIK from the coding sequence ATGGCTGATCTTGCGAAGCTCGTCGACGAGCTCTCCAACCTGACCGTGCTCGAGGCTGCCGAGCTTGCGAAGATGCTCGAGGAGAAGTGGGGTGTGTCGGCGGCCGCACCGGTGGCCGTGGCAGCGGTCGCTGGCGCGCCCGCGGCGGCGGCCGCTGCGGCGGCTCCGGCGGCGGAGGCCCAGACCGAGTTCACCGTGATCCTGGCCAAGGCGGGCGACAAGAAGATCAACGTGATCAAGGAGGTCCGCACGGTGACGGGGCTTGGGCTGAAGGAGGCGAAGGATCTCGTCGAGGGCGCGCCGAAGGAGCTGAAGTCGGGCGTCAGCAAGGAGGAGGCCGAGAAGATCAAGAAGCTCCTCGAGGAGGCCGGAGCGACAGTCGAGATCAAGTGA
- the rpoB gene encoding DNA-directed RNA polymerase subunit beta, which produces MQGSFTGRKRIRKSFGRIPEVAPMPNLIEVQRASYEAFLQMHTSPDARTHTGLQEVFKSVFPIDDFAGRGRLEFVQYELEEPKYDVEECMQRGLTYAAPLKVRLRLIVWDVDEDTGARSIRDIKEQDVYMGDMPLMTDNGTFIINGTERVIVSQMHRSPGVFFDHDKGKTHSSGKYLFAARVIPYRGSWLDFEFDAKDLIYVRIDRRRKLPVTTLLYALDSAATEALRAEREARGETLEPGEVRGMDAEEILSAIYGRVVFTRGQKGWSRPFDPEAFRGIKLAEALIDAATGQEVASAGTKLTPRALKKIAEGGTTEVLVGRADIVGRFAAEDMVNLETGEIYLEAGEEITEPKLLALEEAGVETLPTLAIDQNTGPWLRNTLAIDRNQNRDEALLDIYRVMRPGEPPTLETAEALFRGLFFDPERYDLSAVGRVKMNMRLGFSNEEVPDTVRTLRKADILAVLKTLHELKDGRGQIDDIDNLGNRRVRSVGELMENQYRVGLLRMERAIRERMSSVDIDTVMPHDLINAKPAAAAVREFFGSSQLSQFMDQTNPLSEVTHKRRLSALGPGGLTRERAGFEVRDVHPTHYGRICPIETPEGPNIGLINSLATYAQVNKYGFIETPYRMVKNGKVVGEPRYLSAMEEERLVIAQANATVAEDGTLLDELVSVRKNGDYALVPADQVTAIDVSPKQLVSVAAALIPFLENDDANRALMGSNMQRQAVPLIQAEAPLVGTGMEAPVARDSGAAIIARRAGVVDQIDGARIVVRATREDGSTEGVDIYRLRKFQRSNQNTCINQRPLVKVGDVVRTGDIIADGPSTQLGELALGRNVLVAFMPWNGYNFEDSILISERIVRDDVFTSIHIEEFEVMARDTKLGQEEITRDIPNVGEEALKNLDEAGIVYIGAEVKPGDILVGKVTPKGKSPMTPEEKLLRAIFGEKASDVRDTSLRLPPGVSGTVVDVRVFSRRGVDKDERALAIERAEIERLAKDRDDEKAIQERSFLGRVRERLIGKKAAPGNKGIKAGTEITEAVLAEIPRGAWRNITVADDATMAEIEQLKREFDEAVRRLEARFVSKVEKLQRGDELPPGVMKMVKVFVAVKRKLQPGDKMAGRHGNKGVVSRVVPVEDMPFLETGEAVDIVLNPLGVPSRMNVGQILETHLGWACAGLGRQIGELLDAARSSGALAPVREKLRDIYGETIYREMIEGMSDAELVELAENLRPGVPIATPVFDGARMDDIEAMLEKAGLDRSGQVTLIDGRTGEPFERKVTVGYIYMLKLHHLVDDKIHARSIGPYSLVTQQPLGGKAQFGGQRFGEMEVWALEAYGAAYTLQEMLTVKSDDVSGRTKVYEAIVRDQDTFEAGIPESFNVLVKELKSLGLNVELENRGG; this is translated from the coding sequence ATGCAGGGCTCGTTCACTGGCCGCAAGCGTATCCGCAAGAGCTTCGGGCGGATTCCCGAGGTCGCGCCGATGCCGAACCTGATCGAGGTGCAGCGCGCCTCCTACGAAGCCTTCCTGCAGATGCACACCTCACCGGACGCCCGCACTCATACCGGGCTGCAGGAGGTGTTCAAGAGCGTTTTCCCGATTGACGATTTTGCCGGTCGCGGCCGCCTCGAGTTCGTCCAGTACGAGCTCGAGGAGCCGAAATACGACGTCGAGGAGTGCATGCAGCGCGGCCTGACCTACGCCGCGCCGCTCAAGGTGCGCCTGCGGCTGATCGTGTGGGACGTCGATGAGGACACCGGCGCCCGCTCGATCCGCGACATCAAGGAGCAGGATGTCTACATGGGCGACATGCCGCTCATGACGGACAACGGCACCTTCATCATCAACGGCACCGAGCGCGTGATCGTCTCGCAGATGCATCGTTCGCCCGGCGTGTTCTTCGACCACGACAAGGGCAAGACGCACTCCTCGGGCAAATACCTGTTCGCCGCGCGCGTCATTCCCTATCGCGGCTCCTGGCTCGATTTCGAGTTCGACGCAAAGGACCTGATTTACGTGCGCATTGACCGGCGCCGGAAGCTGCCGGTGACGACCCTTCTCTACGCCCTCGACAGCGCGGCGACCGAGGCGCTGCGGGCCGAGCGCGAGGCCCGCGGCGAGACGCTCGAGCCGGGCGAGGTTCGGGGCATGGACGCCGAGGAGATCCTCTCGGCCATCTACGGTCGTGTCGTGTTCACGCGGGGGCAGAAGGGCTGGTCGCGCCCCTTCGATCCGGAAGCCTTCCGGGGCATCAAGCTCGCCGAGGCGCTGATCGATGCGGCGACCGGGCAGGAGGTGGCGTCGGCCGGGACCAAGCTCACGCCGCGCGCGCTGAAGAAGATCGCCGAAGGCGGCACGACCGAGGTTCTGGTCGGCCGCGCCGACATCGTTGGCCGTTTCGCCGCCGAGGACATGGTGAACCTCGAGACCGGCGAGATCTACCTCGAGGCCGGCGAGGAGATCACCGAGCCGAAGCTGCTCGCGCTCGAGGAGGCGGGGGTGGAGACGCTCCCGACCCTCGCGATCGACCAGAACACGGGGCCGTGGCTTCGCAACACGCTCGCGATCGACCGCAACCAGAACCGCGACGAGGCGCTGCTCGACATCTACCGTGTGATGCGCCCAGGCGAGCCGCCGACGCTCGAGACGGCCGAGGCGCTGTTCCGCGGCCTGTTCTTCGACCCCGAGCGCTACGACCTCTCGGCGGTCGGCCGCGTGAAGATGAACATGCGCCTCGGTTTCTCGAACGAAGAGGTGCCGGATACGGTGCGCACGCTGCGCAAGGCCGACATCCTCGCCGTGCTCAAGACGCTGCACGAGCTGAAGGACGGCCGGGGCCAGATCGACGACATCGACAATCTCGGCAACCGTCGCGTCCGCTCGGTCGGCGAGCTGATGGAGAACCAGTACCGCGTCGGCCTGTTGCGGATGGAGCGTGCGATCCGCGAGCGGATGAGCTCGGTCGACATCGACACGGTGATGCCGCACGACCTGATCAACGCCAAGCCGGCGGCGGCGGCGGTGCGCGAGTTCTTCGGTTCCTCGCAGCTCAGCCAGTTCATGGACCAGACGAACCCGCTCTCCGAGGTCACCCACAAGCGCCGCCTCTCCGCCCTCGGCCCGGGCGGGCTGACGCGCGAGCGTGCTGGTTTCGAGGTGCGCGACGTGCATCCGACGCACTATGGCCGGATCTGCCCGATCGAGACGCCGGAAGGGCCGAACATCGGGCTGATCAACTCGCTCGCGACCTACGCCCAAGTCAACAAATACGGCTTCATCGAGACGCCCTACCGGATGGTGAAGAACGGCAAGGTGGTGGGCGAGCCGCGCTACCTCTCGGCGATGGAGGAGGAGCGGCTGGTGATCGCGCAGGCGAACGCCACCGTCGCCGAGGATGGCACGCTTCTCGACGAGCTCGTGTCGGTGCGCAAGAACGGGGACTATGCGCTCGTTCCGGCGGACCAGGTGACGGCAATCGACGTCTCGCCGAAGCAGCTCGTCTCCGTCGCCGCGGCGCTGATCCCGTTCCTCGAGAACGATGACGCCAACCGCGCGTTGATGGGCTCGAACATGCAGCGTCAGGCGGTGCCCCTGATCCAGGCCGAGGCGCCGCTCGTCGGCACAGGGATGGAGGCCCCCGTCGCACGCGACAGCGGAGCGGCGATCATCGCCCGGCGTGCCGGCGTGGTCGACCAGATCGACGGGGCGCGGATCGTCGTCCGCGCGACGCGGGAGGACGGCTCGACCGAAGGCGTCGACATCTACCGGCTGCGCAAGTTCCAGCGCTCCAACCAGAACACCTGCATCAACCAGCGGCCGCTCGTGAAGGTGGGCGATGTTGTGCGCACGGGAGACATCATCGCCGATGGGCCGTCGACGCAGCTCGGCGAACTGGCGCTGGGGCGGAACGTTCTGGTCGCGTTCATGCCCTGGAACGGCTACAACTTCGAGGACTCGATCCTGATCTCCGAGCGCATCGTGCGCGACGACGTGTTCACCTCGATCCACATCGAGGAATTCGAGGTGATGGCGCGCGACACCAAGCTCGGGCAGGAGGAGATCACCCGCGACATCCCGAACGTCGGTGAGGAGGCGCTGAAGAACCTCGACGAGGCGGGCATCGTCTATATCGGCGCGGAGGTGAAGCCGGGCGACATCTTGGTCGGCAAGGTAACGCCGAAGGGCAAGAGCCCGATGACGCCCGAGGAGAAGCTTCTGCGCGCGATCTTCGGCGAGAAGGCCTCGGACGTGCGCGACACCTCGCTGAGGCTGCCGCCCGGTGTCTCCGGCACGGTGGTCGATGTGCGCGTCTTCTCGCGCCGCGGCGTAGACAAGGACGAGCGCGCGCTCGCGATCGAGCGGGCGGAGATCGAGCGTCTCGCGAAGGACCGTGACGACGAGAAGGCGATCCAGGAACGGTCATTCCTCGGCCGGGTACGCGAGCGGCTCATCGGGAAGAAGGCGGCCCCGGGCAACAAGGGCATCAAGGCGGGGACGGAGATCACCGAAGCGGTGCTCGCCGAAATCCCGCGCGGGGCATGGCGCAACATCACGGTGGCCGACGATGCTACCATGGCCGAGATCGAGCAGCTGAAGCGCGAGTTCGACGAGGCTGTACGCCGGCTCGAGGCGCGGTTCGTCTCGAAGGTCGAGAAGTTGCAGCGGGGCGACGAGCTTCCCCCGGGCGTGATGAAGATGGTCAAGGTGTTCGTCGCGGTGAAGCGCAAGCTCCAGCCCGGCGACAAGATGGCCGGCCGCCACGGCAACAAGGGCGTGGTCAGCCGCGTCGTCCCGGTCGAGGACATGCCGTTCCTCGAGACCGGCGAGGCCGTCGACATCGTGCTCAACCCGCTCGGCGTGCCCTCGCGCATGAATGTCGGCCAGATTCTCGAGACGCATCTCGGCTGGGCCTGTGCGGGGCTCGGCCGGCAGATCGGCGAGCTGCTCGACGCCGCTCGGAGCTCGGGCGCGCTCGCGCCGGTTCGGGAGAAGCTCCGGGACATCTACGGCGAGACCATCTACCGCGAGATGATCGAGGGGATGAGCGATGCCGAGCTCGTCGAGCTTGCCGAGAACCTCCGTCCGGGCGTCCCGATCGCAACGCCTGTGTTCGACGGGGCGCGGATGGACGACATCGAGGCGATGCTCGAGAAGGCGGGGCTGGATCGTTCCGGCCAAGTGACGCTGATCGACGGCCGCACGGGCGAGCCGTTCGAGCGGAAGGTGACGGTAGGCTACATCTATATGCTCAAGCTGCACCACCTCGTCGATGACAAGATCCACGCACGCTCGATCGGGCCCTACAGCCTCGTGACGCAGCA